From the Carya illinoinensis cultivar Pawnee chromosome 4, C.illinoinensisPawnee_v1, whole genome shotgun sequence genome, one window contains:
- the LOC122307580 gene encoding uncharacterized protein LOC122307580 has product MFDILFGWRKASKCKKLINRVQCRLKLLKNKRNSIVRQLREDVAQLIKGGYEHIAFNRVEQLIKDESIAAVYELLDHFCEFILIHLSYIRRHKDCPNDINEAVSSLIFASARCGDLPELQVIRKLFGERYGQRFALSAVELFPGNLVNREIKEKLSIQSVSEDVKHRLVDDIASECCLKSEVLALEYYPEWQKQQVKENSGHQILDTDVLTYYDTNKGSEIQASNAREIERYVTHLDSLSTSKNISNERCSSPSHQDSGTSSALTVSSNVQSTSSSVVQQSSPDVVESPLHEKAEKVEHSSLDSPNKCIISGLHHKEMRTPTASSTENLPQFSEEAVVYFDDIEEFQSFTKKDGNFQDQRVFKFKSSVAPRCEKKGISCDQNNVDNCESLNEESGSRRCRKGGKASGKRLRTSMSREKQSMNNIECATYYDKPCKTSPTNHPSKHQKKTPGVGKQQSYDARKGLKKPYCFVYLRSSLQTCNCRHDLKRSFFNHEMPENSLRHRFYVCSCGDKGTDNLEVLPGKLKREITFPNHGPKREHVCHDHRFWNGESNKDIEWTIIPQKPRRTSNCSGASVHNDFTCPDFQHNWQNSEDTVSCQTMDSCFTKKETLPSYSRAETMPSERPKEASKENMQRSNSCPYKHPNHVHPKLPDYDVIAAKFMSIKKEHLQKKGCGMPTTAMISYNVEHKAV; this is encoded by the exons ATGTTTGACATCTTGTTCGGATGGcgaaaagcttcaaaatg CAAGAAATTGATCAACCGGGTTCAGTGCCGACTAAAGCTTCTGAAGAACAAGAGGAATTCGATTGTGAGGCAACTGCGCGAAGACGTGGCTCAGCTAATCAAAGGCGGTTATGAACATATTGCTTTTAATCGG gTTGAGCAGCTCATCAAAGATGAAAGCATAGCAGCAGTGTATGAATTGTTAGATCATTTTTGTGAATTCATCCTCATCCATCTTTCGTATATCCGAAGACACAA GGACTGTCCAAATGATATCAATGAAGCAGTTTCAAGTCTTATATTTGCCTCTGCAAGATGTGGGGATTTACCTGAGCTTCAGGTGATCCGGAAGCTTTTTGGGGAGCGTTATGGTCAGAGATTTGCACTGTCAGCTGTTGAACTATTTCCTGGGAATCTAGTGAATCGTGAG ATAAAAGAGAAACTCTCCATTCAGTCAGTCTCAGAGGATGTGAAGCATAGATTGGTTGATGACATAGCCAGCGAATGCTGCCTGAAATCAGAAGTTTTAGCACTTGAATACTACCCTGAATGGCAAAAACAGCAG GTGAAAGAAAATAGTGGACATCAAATACTGGATACAGATGTTCTGACTTATTATGATACAAACAAAGGATCTGAAATTCAAGCTTCAAATGCTAGAGAGATAGAAAGATATGTCACACATCTGGATTCATTATCAACAAGCAAGAACATTTCAAATGAACGGTGCAGCTCTCCCAGCCATCAAGATTCTGGTACATCTAGTGCTCTGACTGTTTCTTCTAATGTTCAGTCTACTAGTTCTTCTGTTGTTCAGCAATCATCCCCAGATGTAGTAGAATCTCCCCTGCATGAAAAGGCAGAGAAAGTGGAACATTCCAGCCTAGATTCACCAAATAAGTGTATAATTTCTGGTTTGCACCACAAGGAAATGAGAACTCCCACAGCATCTTCTACAGAGAATTTGCCTCAATTTTCCGAGGAAGCAGTAGTGTATTTTGATGACATAGAGGAGTTTCAGTCTTTCACGAAGAAGGATGGAAATTTCCAAGACCAAAGAGTATTTAAGTTCAAATCATCTGTCGCTCCCAGATGTGAAAAAAAGGGAATCAGTTGTGATCAAAATAATGTCGACAATTGTGAATCATTGAATGAGGAGTCAGGCTCAAGAAGATGTAGAAAAGGTGGAAAGGCATCTGGGAAAAGATTGAGGACATCAATGTCTAGGGAAAAACAAAGCATGAACAACATTGAATGTGCAACATATTATGACAAACCGTGCAAAACTTCTCCAACTAATCATCCCAGCAAGCATCAGAAGAAGACTCCAGGAGTTGGAAAGCAACAATCATATGATGCTCGGAAAGGACTGAAGAAACCTTACTGTTTTGTCTACTTGAGAAGTAGCCTCCAGACATGTAACTGCAGGCATGATCTCAAGAGATCATTCTTTAACCATGAGATGCCTGAGAACAGCTTGAGACACCGATTTTATGTTTGTTCCTGTGGTGACAAAGGCACAGACAACCTGGAAGTTTTACCAGGGAAGCTAAAGAGAGAAATCACCTTCCCAAATCACGGTCCCAAAAGAGAACATGTTTGCCATGACCACAGGTTCTGGAATGGAGAATCAAATAAGGACATAGAATGGACAATCATCCCTCAGAAACCAAGGAGAACAAGTAACTGCAGTGGTGCTAGTGTGCATAATGATTTCACCTGCCCAGATTTCCAGCATAATTGGCAGAACAGTGAAGACACAGTTTCCTGCCAAACGATGGATAGTTGTTTTACCAAAAAAGAAACTTTGCCCTCCTATTCCAGAGCTGAGACCATGCCCTCGGAACGACCTAAAGAAGCAAGCAAGGAAAACATGCAACGCTCCAATTCTTGCCCCTATAAACATCCCAACCATGTTCATCCCAAGTTGCCTGACTATGATGTTATAGCAGCTAAATTTATGTCTATCAAGAAAGAGCATCTGCAAAAGAAAGGCTGTGGCATGCCAACAACAGCCATGATCTCATATAATGTAGAGCACAAAGCAGTCTGA